The genomic interval TCTCGGACGACCCCAACGAGATGGCGAAGCAGCTTCAGGACATGGCGGGCGCTGGCGCGGCAATTCGCGTCGATAGTTTCGAGGGCCAGCAACTGCCGCCCAAGGCGCAGATCAAGGCCATCCACATCACGCGCGATAAGTTTGCCGCGGAGAACCACTCGGCCGGCGGGATGTTTGTCGACATCATCACGCAGCCGGGCATCGGAGCGCTGCAGGGTACCGTGCGCCTTTCGCTCGCCGACAGCGCGCTGGACGGACGCAACCCGCTCATCCCGAAGAAAGGACCGGCTCAGTGGCAGAACCCCGTGTTCAGCGTCAGCGGCCCGCTCATCAAGGATAAGAGCAGCGTCGGTCTGTGGGTCAGCCGCTACCACGGGTACACGACGCCGATCCAGTACGCGGCAACGCCCACGGGCACGCTCGCGGAGAACATGAATGTGCGTGTCCTGGAAGACATGCTCGCCGTTCAGGGCATGTTCGATTACGCCCTTACGCCGGACCAGACCCTGCGCGCGGTCGGGTACCGCTACACAGACCGGATGAGGAACCTTGGTGTCGGCGCGTACGATCTCATCGAACGCGCGTACTCGACGCAGGATACCGCCGCGGTGCTGCGCCTGCAGGAAGCCGGCCCGATTGGCCGGCGGTTCTTTATCAACACCCGGCTCTTGATGACCTGGAACGACAGCACGTCCACATCGTCGCTCGAGGCGCCGACGGTCATCGTCAACGACGCCTTCACAAGCGGCGGGGCCCAGCGGTCCGGCGGCCGCCACACGCGCAGGCTCTCGCTGCAGTCCGACCTCGACTACGTCCGCGGCGTTCACTCCTGGCGCACGGGCATCTCGTTCGACGGCGGCCGGTATCGGTCAGACGACACCGCGAACGTCCTGGGCACGTACACATTCGAGAGCCTTGCCGCGTTCCAGGCCGGCCTGCCCCGCACGTATACTCGACGGATTGGTGATCCGAGCATCAGCTACTGGAACGTGCAGGCGGCCTGGTATCTGCAGGACGACATTCGCGTACGCAAGAGCCTCACGCTCAGCCCGGGCATTCGGGTGGAGGCGCAGACGCATCTGAATGATCACAACAACATCGGCCCGCGGTTCGGCATCACGTGGGCGCCATTCAAGAGCGGCAAGACGACGCTGCGGGCGAGTGTCGGCCGCTTCTACGACTGGCTCAATGCGGGCACATACGAACAGACCCTGCGCGTTGACGGCTTTCGCCAGCAGGAGTTGAACATCGTCACGCCGGCGTACCCGGATACCGGGACACTTGGGCTGATTCCGGCGACCAACAGATATCTGCTCGGGGCGGACGCGCGAATGGCGAACAATACGCGCGTGAGCTTCGGACTCGATCAGCAGATCACCAAAGTGATGCGGATCAATGTCCTCTACGCCGACACCTGGGCCAGCGGCCTGCTGGCTGGCGACAACCTGAACGCCCCGGTGGATGGCGTGCGCTCGAACCCGACGTTTGCGAATATTATCGAGACGGCGTCGGCCGGTGAGTCGCGTTCGCGATCCCTGGCCACGACGCTGAATCTGAATCTCGCTCCGCCGTCGATCGGACCGGCAACGACCGGTCGGCGCTTCAATTGGCGGCGGGGGTTGATCGTGTACGCGGGCTACACGCTCGCGACAGCCCGGAACAACGTGGATGACGCCTTCAGCGTCCCGGCGAGCGGACGGCTGGATACGGAGTGGGGTCCATCGTTCGGCGACGTGCGACACCGGGTCTATGCGTCGTTGAACAGCACGGCGCTCAAGAACCTGACCGCCATGATCGCGATTCGGGCATCATCCGGCTCGCCGTACACGATCCGCACGGGCCGCGATGACAATGGCGATCTCCTGTTCAACGATCGCCCGGCGGGCGTGGGTCGAAACACTGAGCGAGCAACGGGCCAGTGGGATGTGTACGGCAACTTCTCGTACACGATTGGGTTCGGCACGAAGAAGGTACCTGGCGGCCTCGGAATCTCGGTCACGTCGACCGCAAGCGGGCTGCAGGTGACGCCGGTGGACAGGGGCAATCTGACCCGCTATCGTCTCGTGTTCTCTGCGTACGTCCAGAACCTGACCAATCACGCGAACTACGTCGGCTACAACGGCAACATGACGTCGCCGTTCTTCCTGAAGCCGACCAATGTTCAAGGCGTGCGGACCGTCAGCCTGAGCGCGAGCCTGAGCTTCTGAGGTTCGGCGTTCGAGTCGGCGCGTGAATCGATCGTGATCGTGAGTCTTGTCTGATGGCAGGGGCACGGCATGCCGTGCCCCTACGGGACGTCCGCGTTCGCGCCAAGCCGCGGCAGAGGCGGCTATCAACTTGGGGTCTCGCCTACCTGGTCTTCTGCAGCTTCGCCGCGACGTTCTCCACGTCGCGCCAGACACGCAGCAGGTTGCCTCCCCAGATCTTCTTGATCTGCTCTTCGGTATAGCCGCGCCTCACCAACTCGATTGTCACATTGGGCGCGTCGGTGTCGTCGTTGAACCCGGCGATGCCGCCGCCGCCATCGAAGTCGGTGCCAATGCCCACGTGATCGATGCCGGCAACCTTGACCGCGTGGTCGATGTGATCGACGAAGTCCTTGAGCGACGCCGGCGGGAACTTCGCATCAACGTCCTTCATCCGTTCCTCGAGCAGCGCCATCTTCTTCTCGTACTCGGCGCGCTGCTCGTCAGTCATCGGCGCCGCCGCGGCCCGACGACCGACGACCTCCGCTGCCGCACCCGCCGCTGCTCCCGCACCGCCACGACCACCGCCAGCGCCGCGCCCGCCACGGGCCGGCAGCCCGATTTCCTCACGCAGTTTCGCGATGGCTGCGGTCCGGGCCGGATCATCCATCTTCAGGAAGCTGGCCAGCGCCACGGTCTGGATGACGCCGCCGTTCTTCGTCAGGGCCTTGAGCTGGTCGTCGGTGAGATTGCGGTCGACGTCGGCGAGCGCCTTGCTGCCGGAATGCGACGCGATGATCGGCGCCTTTGTGAGAGCGATCACGTCCCAGAACGACTTCTCAGCGATGTGCGACACGTCGATCATCATGCCGAGACGGTTCATTTCGGCCACGACTTGGCGACCCAACGCGGACAGACCGTTGTGAAGCGGCTCGCGGGACCCGGACGAATCGGCCAGCTGGTTATTGCCACTGTGCGACAGCGTGATGTACCGCGCCCCGAGGTCGTAGAACTTCTTGACGTTGGCCAGGTCCATTCCCATTGGGTAGCCGTTCTCGACGCCGGTCATAATCACCCGCTTGCCCGTCTTGGCAATCCGTTCGACATCGGCGGGCGAGGTGGCAAACGCGCAGCGGTTCGGATACATCTGTTCGGTCAGGCGCTTGAGCGCAGCAAACTTGACCATCGCCTGCTCATGCGCCCGCGCGTACCCGGCGGCGTCCAGTGGCCCCTGTCCGACGTATACGGCCAGGAACACCCCTTTGAGGCCGCCCTTCTCCATCTTCGTCAAATCGCACTTCAACCGGCTCGTCGGCGCGCCGGGATCGAGCGCCGGCGTGGCGTAGTCCGCGCCGCCGATGTCCACATGGGTGTCAAGCGTGATGGCGTCCTTGTGGATGGCCATCGCTTTGGCGACGAGAGGATCCGGTTTCTCGGCGGCCTGCTGGAACGCAACGAGCGCGATGGGCAGAATCACAAGACTACAGAGGGCAACGAACTTGGTCGGCATGATGCGGTGTCTCCGGTGAACGTTCAGGCGGCTGGCCCGTTCGCGCCAGGGGGCGTGACGCGTCACCAGCAATCGAGAAGAATACCTCAATGGCGCGTAGGATACGTTGCCGGGCACCCTTGCCGCAAGCACGCCGGAGGAAGACGAGCTAGAGTATGCCGGTGAGCCTGCGAGTCAATGCCGCCCGCCTGCAGCATCACCTCGACGAGTTGGCCCGGATTGGGGCGCCCGCCTCCGGTGGCGTCTGCCGGCTGGCCTTCAGCGTGGCGGACAAACAGGGACGGGACTATGTCGAAGCGCGCATGCGATCGCTCGGCCTCGCGGTGCGAATCGATCGGATTGGCAACCTCCTCGGCGTCCGGCGGGGCGCAGACGCCGGCCGACTGGTGCTGGCCGGTTCTCACCTCGACACGGTGGGGACCGCCGGCCGGTTCGACGGCAGTGTCGGCGTCCTCGGCGCGCTCGAGGTCATCGAAACCCTCAACGACGCCCGGGTTTCGACCGGGCCGCCGATTGGCGTCATCGCCTTCGCCAACGAAGAGGGTGCCCGCTTCGCGCCCGACATGATGGGCAGTCTGGTGTTCCGCGGCGATCTTCGGATCGAAGATGCGCGAAGCCGGGTCGACAGAGACGGCATGTCTGTGGGTGAGGCAATCGATCTGACCGGTTACGCGGGCCCCGACAATCTTGACGACGTCGCCGTGCGCGCCTACCTCGAGCTGCACATCGAGCAGGGGCCGATCCTCGAGCACGCGCACACGACGATTGGTGTCGTCGAAGCCGTGCAGGGTCTCACCTGGATCACCTTCACGCTCACGGGCGCCACGGCCCATGCGGGCGCAACTCCCATCGACATGCGGCGCGATGCCGGCTATGTGGCAGCCGCCATCGTCCAGTACGCGCGGACTCTGTCCCACGACATCGAGGGCCAGCGCGCCACCGTCGGAGCGCTTTCGCTCGCTCCGAACATCGTCAATGTTGTCCCGGAGCGTGCCCGCCTGACGGTTGATCTTCGGAATCCCGATGCCGATCGTCTCGCGATGGCCGAGCAGCGTCTGCAGCAGTTCGTGGCCGACCGGGCGGCGGCCGAACGCGTCACGGTGTCATACGTCACCGACGTCAGGGTGCCGCCCGTGCAGTTCGACACGGCAGTGGTGACGCACGTGCAGGATGCGGCCACGGCGCTGGGTTACTCGTCGATGCGCATGGTGAGCGGCGCCGGGCACGACGCCCAGATTCTCTCGCGGAAGTTCCCGGCCGCCATGATCTTCGTTCCGAGCCGCGGCGGGATCAGTCACAACGTTGACGAGTTCACATCGACCAGTGATCTGGAAGCCGGCGCAAACGTGCTGCTGCATACGGTGCTGGCGCTGGCGGTGTAGAGCGGAAACGGGGTCGGTTACCGCCGGGCCGCCGCTCCTGGAAACGACTCCGCCACCGCCACAAGCATCCGCACGAGCGCATCGACGTCACGCGCATCGACGACCTCGACGGACGAGTGCGAGTACCGCCCGGGCCAACTGAGACCCGCCGTCGCGACGCCGACCGGCACGAAACTGCCGGCATCGGTCCCCCCCCCGTTCGCGCCGAGCACCGTCGGAATGCCCCGCGCACGTGCAAACGCCGTGAGGCCTGATACGAGCGCCCTCGGGGCCATCGAACTGCTGTCGATTCCACGAACGACAGCGGCTCCCGCCCCCAGCTTGAGATACGCGAGCCGCATTGAATCGACGGGAGAATCGGACGAGGGTGACGTATCGACGGCAAACATGTAATCCGCGGGCACGTTCCCGGCCAGAAACGCCGATCCGACCAGCCCGATCTCCTCGCCCACGACCCAGGCAAACGTGACGCGGTTGGCCACGCGAGCCGGATCAATCCGCCACAGGGCTTCGATAAGCGCCGCGTCGCCGACCCGGTCGTCCATCGATCGGCCGGTGGCTCGCTGGCCCGCCAGTTTCGTGAAGACTTTTCTCACCGACAGCGTGTCGCCCGCGGCGATCCCCAGTGCGGTGGTCTCGGCCTTTGAATCGGTCCCGAAGTACACGAACACGTCGTCTGCCGCCGGAAATGCCTCGGCGGCTTTCGCGTAGTTGGCGCGGGGCGCCATCACCGCCTGCACGGTCCCCCGGGCGGTGTGCACGACCACTGGCCTGGCTTCGTAGATCGCATCCATCACGCCGCCGCGGCGTCTCACCGTCGCGGTGCCGTCGTCGCGCACGGCTGAGATCTGATAACCCACTTCGTCCATGTGCGCGACAAACACCAGGGAGGCGCCGCCCTTGCCAAACGAGACCGAGACATTGCCCTTCTCGTCGACCACGGGCTTGGCCCATGACGGCAGCCACTGCCGCACGACGTCGGCCACCGCCACTTCGTTCGGAGACACTCCGTGCGTCTCGATGAGCGCCGACAACACCGAGAACAACGGCGGCGCACCGAAGGCGCGACCGGTCTTCTTCCCGGCCGGCGCGGTGCCGACCGAAGGAGCCGCCTCCGACTGAGTCGCCGCCGTCGCAGGCAGCCCGGCGCACTCCTCCAGGAGCCTCACGAGTGACTGCACGTCGCGCGCGTCCACGACCTCGACCGGGGTCTGCGCAAAGAGCACCGGCAACGCGATCGCCGACACCTTGGCGGCCGGCCACGGCAGACTCCCTGCGGGCAGCGAGGCCATCTGAATCTTCACGCCGGCTCTGGCTGCGGCGGCCTCCGCGGGAGCGTCGCCCTTCCGCACGAGCGGACCACCGCCCAATTCGCCTGCCGCTCCTCGGCCGCTCACATCCGACGACAGCGTCACCCGATCCAGCAGAACGACGCGATCGGGCTCAATCTCGCGCGCCAGTCGCGCGAGGCCACGCCCGCGATAGACCCCCTGCGTCGTCCAGGCCACGGTCAACGTGCCGGCGATCTCCGGCGCCTTCTCCCGCCTCGCGAGCAGTTCGACCAGTGCGAAGGCATTCGCGCGGCCCTGGGTCACGACGCCGGCAGTCCTGCCACGCTCCAGCGGCTGTATGCGGTCGCGAAGCGACACCGTGTCCAGCAACTGAATGCCCAGCGGCTGTGTCTCGGCCTGGCCCGATGATCCGATGTCCACCCACAGGTCGTCGATCGTCCGGATCGATCGCGCCAGCACCTGCGGCCCACCCAGATGCTGTGATGTCGATGCCACGACGCCCGGCACCAGCGCGCCATGATCGGTTCGGATGACGACGGGCTGGCTGTAGTGATACTGCTCGAACAGCCGATGCTGAATGCCAGAGGTGTAGCGCTGCAATCGCAGATACCCATCGTCGCCGACGCGCGACACGATGAAGCCATCCTCATCGATGTTGGTGACCAGCAGCACGTGCGGGCTGCCGCTTCCAGTCGTTACGATCAGGTTGCCGATCGAGTCGACGCGCGGCCTGGCCCATTTCGGGAGCGCCGCCGCAATCACCTCACGCACCGCGGTTTCATCACCGGATACGCCTGGTGTCTCGACGAGCCGGCTGAATACTCCCTGTCCGGGCGTGGCCGGATCAGCACCGCGGATCGCCACCGACCACAGGCTGATGGCGGCCAGGGCCCACCCGTATGCGGCGATTGTCCGACTCGGTCTGCTTCTGAACAGCATGATCTCCTCCAGCTACCTGTCCCCGATACCGAGCAGTTTCGCCGCGTTGCCGCCGAGAATGCCGGCTCTGGCCGCATCATCGATGTCGAGCGAGCGGATGCTCTCCAGCATCAGCGACAGGCTGCCGATCTGATGCGGGTAGTCGCTGCCAGCCAGGATGTGGTCCGCCCCGGCGAAGGCAATGGCCATCTTCTGGGCGTCGGGGTTGAAGTTCACGGTGTCGAAGTAGAACGCCTTGAGGTACTCGCTTGGCGGCCGCGTGATGTGCTCGCGGCATTCGCGGAACGCCCGGAATCCGCGATCAAGCCGCTCGGCCAGATACGGGATGGCGCCGCCGAGATGTCCAAGCACCCACTTGATCCGCGGGAACCGCTCGGGCACGCCGGCAAACACCAGGTGCGCCGCGGCCAGCGTCGTATCCATGAGGAACCCGACCAGCGGCATCAACCAGAACTCCGTCATCGCCTCGACGCTCGTCGGGTGATTCGGGTGGATGAAGAAGACCGCGCCCATGTCGTTGGCGACCTCGTAGAGCGGCCAGAATCGATGGTCGGCAAGCGCCACACCGTTCACATTACTGAACAGCATCGCCCCGGGCAGACCCAGCTTCTTCATCGCCCGCTCCAGTTCCCTGGCGGATGCGCGCGGATCGTTGAGGGGCAGCGTCGCGAGCGCGGCAAACCGGCCGCCAGGCCTGGCGACCGCCTGCGCGAATCCGTCGTTGACGAGCCGGGCGAGTTCGGCGGCCCGCTCGGGCGTCTCCACGTGCGTTCCGGGCGTCGTCAGCGTGACGACCTGGCGATCGACACCGTGCTCGTCGAGGACCCGTTCGCGGTACTCGATATCGCGATGTCCAGGCACGACGATGTTGTAGTCGCCGGGGTAGTACAGGAGCGGGTTGCCCTCCTTGTCGACGCCGACGGTTACGCTGGTGCCACCCGATCGCAATGCGTCGAGGTAGGCTGGAGGGTAATAGTGATTGTGAAAATCGATCACGGGCATGCAACGTCCTCCTAAATCCTCCGACTCACCAAGTCGGCAACAAAGCGCTACGTTCGACCTCGCGGCCTGAACAAATAGTACGCCGGAAGGCCGGCGCCGACCAGCAGCAGCCCAATCAGCGCCTCGACCGGATCCGCGACGAGTTGATTGATGGCAATCGCCGCGGCCACGAGCGCGAACAGCGCGGGCACGACCGGATACCCGGGCACGCGATAGGTCGGCCGGTAGTCGGTTCTCCTGCGCGCGACGAACAACCCCACCGCCATGGCGGCGAAGAAGATCCACTCCGTGTAGACGACGCGGGTGAAGAGCGCCCGATAGGTGCCCGTCGCCACCAGCACCGACGCCCACACCGCCTGAGCCATGATGGCCCGGTGCGGCGTCTGGAAACGGGGGTGCACGACCCCGAGCCACCCGAGCGCGCGGTTGTCGCCCGCCATCGAGAAGTAGACGCGCGGACCGAGCAGGATGATGCCGCTCAACGCACCAAACGTCGAGAAGACGACCAGCGCCGACAGGAAGGCGCCTCCCCCGTAGCCGAGCACGGCATCGGCCGCATCGGCGGCCACGCGGGTCGACGCCATGACGCGGTCGAGCGGCAGCACATAGAGGTACACGGCGTTCAGCGCGACGTAGCAGACCGTCACGATCGCGGTGCCCAGCATCAGCGCCCTCGGGATGGTTCGTCTGGCCTCGACCGTTTCTCCTCCGATGTACGTCACCATGTGCCAGCCGCCGAACGCGAACAGTCCCGCCGCCACCGCCCGCGGGAATTGCAGCAGCGCGTCGGGACGCGTACGACTCCCGG from Acidobacteriota bacterium carries:
- a CDS encoding dipeptidase — encoded protein: MPTKFVALCSLVILPIALVAFQQAAEKPDPLVAKAMAIHKDAITLDTHVDIGGADYATPALDPGAPTSRLKCDLTKMEKGGLKGVFLAVYVGQGPLDAAGYARAHEQAMVKFAALKRLTEQMYPNRCAFATSPADVERIAKTGKRVIMTGVENGYPMGMDLANVKKFYDLGARYITLSHSGNNQLADSSGSREPLHNGLSALGRQVVAEMNRLGMMIDVSHIAEKSFWDVIALTKAPIIASHSGSKALADVDRNLTDDQLKALTKNGGVIQTVALASFLKMDDPARTAAIAKLREEIGLPARGGRGAGGGRGGAGAAAGAAAEVVGRRAAAAPMTDEQRAEYEKKMALLEERMKDVDAKFPPASLKDFVDHIDHAVKVAGIDHVGIGTDFDGGGGIAGFNDDTDAPNVTIELVRRGYTEEQIKKIWGGNLLRVWRDVENVAAKLQKTR
- a CDS encoding amidohydrolase family protein, with the translated sequence MPVIDFHNHYYPPAYLDALRSGGTSVTVGVDKEGNPLLYYPGDYNIVVPGHRDIEYRERVLDEHGVDRQVVTLTTPGTHVETPERAAELARLVNDGFAQAVARPGGRFAALATLPLNDPRASARELERAMKKLGLPGAMLFSNVNGVALADHRFWPLYEVANDMGAVFFIHPNHPTSVEAMTEFWLMPLVGFLMDTTLAAAHLVFAGVPERFPRIKWVLGHLGGAIPYLAERLDRGFRAFRECREHITRPPSEYLKAFYFDTVNFNPDAQKMAIAFAGADHILAGSDYPHQIGSLSLMLESIRSLDIDDAARAGILGGNAAKLLGIGDR
- a CDS encoding amino acid permease translates to MAAAPAPPPELQRSLRLPHATAMVVGTIIGASIFVQPSEISSALPSIPGILAAWTVAGLLTIAGSLICAELSSAYPRTGGVYVFLRETLSPAVGFLWAWAMFWTMHSGIIAAIAVVFARYAAYFVPLSSAGQQAAAIVAIFMLSAINYVGVRFGSRVQAGFTLGKLCAVALIILFGFVLGAHLPHFAGSRTRPDALLQFPRAVAAGLFAFGGWHMVTYIGGETVEARRTIPRALMLGTAIVTVCYVALNAVYLYVLPLDRVMASTRVAADAADAVLGYGGGAFLSALVVFSTFGALSGIILLGPRVYFSMAGDNRALGWLGVVHPRFQTPHRAIMAQAVWASVLVATGTYRALFTRVVYTEWIFFAAMAVGLFVARRRTDYRPTYRVPGYPVVPALFALVAAAIAINQLVADPVEALIGLLLVGAGLPAYYLFRPRGRT
- a CDS encoding Zn-dependent hydrolase — translated: MPVSLRVNAARLQHHLDELARIGAPASGGVCRLAFSVADKQGRDYVEARMRSLGLAVRIDRIGNLLGVRRGADAGRLVLAGSHLDTVGTAGRFDGSVGVLGALEVIETLNDARVSTGPPIGVIAFANEEGARFAPDMMGSLVFRGDLRIEDARSRVDRDGMSVGEAIDLTGYAGPDNLDDVAVRAYLELHIEQGPILEHAHTTIGVVEAVQGLTWITFTLTGATAHAGATPIDMRRDAGYVAAAIVQYARTLSHDIEGQRATVGALSLAPNIVNVVPERARLTVDLRNPDADRLAMAEQRLQQFVADRAAAERVTVSYVTDVRVPPVQFDTAVVTHVQDAATALGYSSMRMVSGAGHDAQILSRKFPAAMIFVPSRGGISHNVDEFTSTSDLEAGANVLLHTVLALAV
- a CDS encoding M20/M25/M40 family metallo-hydrolase yields the protein MLFRSRPSRTIAAYGWALAAISLWSVAIRGADPATPGQGVFSRLVETPGVSGDETAVREVIAAALPKWARPRVDSIGNLIVTTGSGSPHVLLVTNIDEDGFIVSRVGDDGYLRLQRYTSGIQHRLFEQYHYSQPVVIRTDHGALVPGVVASTSQHLGGPQVLARSIRTIDDLWVDIGSSGQAETQPLGIQLLDTVSLRDRIQPLERGRTAGVVTQGRANAFALVELLARREKAPEIAGTLTVAWTTQGVYRGRGLARLAREIEPDRVVLLDRVTLSSDVSGRGAAGELGGGPLVRKGDAPAEAAAARAGVKIQMASLPAGSLPWPAAKVSAIALPVLFAQTPVEVVDARDVQSLVRLLEECAGLPATAATQSEAAPSVGTAPAGKKTGRAFGAPPLFSVLSALIETHGVSPNEVAVADVVRQWLPSWAKPVVDEKGNVSVSFGKGGASLVFVAHMDEVGYQISAVRDDGTATVRRRGGVMDAIYEARPVVVHTARGTVQAVMAPRANYAKAAEAFPAADDVFVYFGTDSKAETTALGIAAGDTLSVRKVFTKLAGQRATGRSMDDRVGDAALIEALWRIDPARVANRVTFAWVVGEEIGLVGSAFLAGNVPADYMFAVDTSPSSDSPVDSMRLAYLKLGAGAAVVRGIDSSSMAPRALVSGLTAFARARGIPTVLGANGGGTDAGSFVPVGVATAGLSWPGRYSHSSVEVVDARDVDALVRMLVAVAESFPGAAARR
- a CDS encoding TonB-dependent receptor, which encodes MTRRLFRSLALLYVLGGLSATSMAQPAPISRLIITVVDPSRLVIPGAVVTVVGIDDATKKTNIAPIKSTDRGLATFEGLPLGRYAVHGEFPGFELGAIGELRLKAGDNRHLLLLPLARMTTEITVARDPQTTASDRGTTFGSALTREQIDALSDDPNEMAKQLQDMAGAGAAIRVDSFEGQQLPPKAQIKAIHITRDKFAAENHSAGGMFVDIITQPGIGALQGTVRLSLADSALDGRNPLIPKKGPAQWQNPVFSVSGPLIKDKSSVGLWVSRYHGYTTPIQYAATPTGTLAENMNVRVLEDMLAVQGMFDYALTPDQTLRAVGYRYTDRMRNLGVGAYDLIERAYSTQDTAAVLRLQEAGPIGRRFFINTRLLMTWNDSTSTSSLEAPTVIVNDAFTSGGAQRSGGRHTRRLSLQSDLDYVRGVHSWRTGISFDGGRYRSDDTANVLGTYTFESLAAFQAGLPRTYTRRIGDPSISYWNVQAAWYLQDDIRVRKSLTLSPGIRVEAQTHLNDHNNIGPRFGITWAPFKSGKTTLRASVGRFYDWLNAGTYEQTLRVDGFRQQELNIVTPAYPDTGTLGLIPATNRYLLGADARMANNTRVSFGLDQQITKVMRINVLYADTWASGLLAGDNLNAPVDGVRSNPTFANIIETASAGESRSRSLATTLNLNLAPPSIGPATTGRRFNWRRGLIVYAGYTLATARNNVDDAFSVPASGRLDTEWGPSFGDVRHRVYASLNSTALKNLTAMIAIRASSGSPYTIRTGRDDNGDLLFNDRPAGVGRNTERATGQWDVYGNFSYTIGFGTKKVPGGLGISVTSTASGLQVTPVDRGNLTRYRLVFSAYVQNLTNHANYVGYNGNMTSPFFLKPTNVQGVRTVSLSASLSF